The following are encoded together in the Thunnus maccoyii chromosome 18, fThuMac1.1, whole genome shotgun sequence genome:
- the si:ch211-278a6.1 gene encoding SRC kinase signaling inhibitor 1 isoform X6 — translation MISTDDLEYPREYRTLGNSARRFSNVGLVHTSEHRHTVSAAQSLEALTNLHKADMERKRDAFMDHLKSKYQQQQQQQLQHPHHSPHHNPPSPSPSHASMRGTSERSAREQQQPNYWSFKSRSPRHSQSTQSGLADQAAKLSFASAESLETMSEADIPLGFNRMNRFRQSLPLSRSASQNKLRSPDEYSGVLFLQYGDETRRVHITHELSSLDTLHALIVHMFPQKLTAGMLKSPNTAILIKDEARNVFYELEDVRDIQDRSIIKIYRKEPIYASYPAAAHLANGDLRREMVYSSRDSSPTRRLNTLPSSTASASSGSPSRSRLSYSGGRPPSFAGSHPQHEQPRHPHHPSAGHGANAGLSPSPSAILERRDVKPDEEVSAKNMALMKNEGLYADPYSLMHEGRLSIASTQSLATIGDPFSFPVSTGLYRRGSVRSLSTYSAAALQGDLEDSLYKPGGSLYSDTYSSATLGMGFRMPPSSPQKIPDMQLRDRDSYSSSPSRASPVRQTFRKDSASSSVFVESPKSRPSSSSEPLCLTAGPGEGGRATPGFGSSLSGPDPDSSRDHRLERMEAMEKQIASLTGLVQSVLTRAPDSDSTEKTETNSDGSATGTHTPSAPLALMPPPPSNTTPVNSVGRLQMQLHLHGLQQNATDLRKQLTQLRKIQMDNQDSVRTLLKRTEAELNVRVADALRKQEDPLQRQRLLVEEERLKYLNEEELIIQQLHDLEKSVEEIQKESSVNHKLVTVQELEEKATVLRKLGETLTELKNQFPGLQSKMRVVLRVEVEAVKFLKEEPHRLDALLKRCKTITDTLATMRKQANEGVWKKQEDFSSPTSKHNEDLRKFADFDIPTSPPLTINDLGGGNSLSNWSPHSSLSRSHGNPSGPHKDNHPPVPHKGKALEELERRAAADKALSVEVRLAAERDWEEKRASLTQYSAQDINRLLQETQAELMKAIPDLEFAAKQIKPSSNTPSPQNPQTGVATPEHRVNKPQHNKISGKEGGSRRGSDELTVPRYRTEKPSKSPPPPPPRRSFPSSPGLTTRSGETLIPGKCIKKTESEETEGQKPHVKLRRTVSENPRPASTPPTLASGDKEEGEEEKIAAELELFERAPLRLALPSPLSLPVSPHTRKGAPPRRLDLWPSEAPGSEGRRLSPVPHIVLTECLPVSPTASEDPVRDTANDSVEESPSHDWTGRDSFGSSAQRELRSQHCFEEDIEIKEELVLLLTELEVRVLSPLEAHELSRTMGGILQTLTISPHTKEVSDVQLSDRPLLVFFREEKTVREAYRLLYSLLELSKPVPKPRMKSSLHLGQQSSLVKVLRRGIETGERILTLQHNTEIKMTPEVQQSSVNTTPESSGSTRSVDSQAEQSERKAREDVRHSTYNRLNSLEETIRELENTLIEIGGHPTSEQFYTETISKSSPVQMTGSPTSETKKPPVPPKPSSVSPASIQGGNSSTVGKVLHSSAASKLKHLQQNSTDKYKSGKRDDFLKIQGQQQQ, via the exons AGCCGCAGTCCAAGGCATTCCCAGTCTACCCAGTCTGGGCTTGCCGACCAGGCCGCCAAGCTCTCCTTTGCCTCCGCTGAATCTTTGGAGACCATGTCAGAAGCCGACATCCCCCTCGGATTCAACCGGATGAACCGATTTCGCCAGAGCTTGCCACTGTCCCGCTCTGCCAGCCAGAATAAGCTACGATCTCCAG ATGAATATTCAG gcgTGCTGTTCCTGCAGTACGGGGATGAGACACGTCGGGTGCACATAACCCATGAGCTGAGCAGCCTGGACACGCTGCACGCCCTCATCGTGCACATGTTCCCTCAGAAGTTGACAGCAGGTATGCTGAAGTCACCCAACACGGCCATATTGATCAAGGATGAGGCGCGCAACGTCTTCTATGAGCTGGAGGACGTCCGGGACATCCAGGACCGCAGTATCATCAAGATTTACCGTAAAGAGCCCATCTACGCCTCCTACCCTGCTGCTGCACACCTGGCTAACGGAGACCTGAGG agggagatGGTGTACTCCTCTCGCGATTCCTCCCCAACTCGCCGTCTCAATACCCTCCCCTCCTCCACGGCCTCAGCATCCTCTGGCTCTCCATCCCGTTCACGTCTCTCCTACAGTGGGGGCCGTCCTCCATCCTTCGCCGGGTCCCACCCCCAGCATGAACAGCCGCGACATCCCCACCATCCCTCAGCCGGCCATGGCGCCAACGCAGGCCTGTCTCCCTCACCCAGCGCCATCCTGGAGCGCCGCGACGTCAAGCCTGACGAAGAGGTTTCTGCGAAAAACATGGCACTGATGAAGAACGAGGGGCTGTACGCAGATCCCTACAGCTTGATGCACGAGGGCCGCCTCAGCATTGCCTCCACGCAGTCGTTAGCTACCATCGGAGACCCCTTTAGCTTCCCCGTTTCCACTGGCCTGTACCGCCGGGGCTCTGTGCGATCCCTCAGCACATATTCAGCAGCTGCTCTTCAGGGGGACCTGGAGGACTCTCTCTACAAGCCTGGAGGTTCGCTCTACTCTGACACATATTCCTCAGCCACCCTGGGCATGGGTTTTCGCATGCCACCCTCATCCCCACAGAAAATCCCTGACATGCAGCTGAGGGACAGGGACTCATATTCCAGCTCACCCAGCAGAGCCTCTCCGGTCAGACAGACCTTCCGCAAGGACTCggcctcctcctctgtgtttgtgGAGAGCCCAAAGTCAAGGCCTAGCTCCAGTTCAGAGCCTCTGTGTCTGACAGCTGGGCCTGGGGAGGGTGGCAGGGCCACGCCTGGTTTTGGTTCTTCATTATCTGGACCAGACCCTGACAGTAGCAG GGACCATCGTCTGGAGCGCATGGAGGCCATGGAGAAGCAAATAGCCAGCCTGACTGGCCTAGTCCAGAGTGTACTGACCAGAGCACCAGACAGTGATAGCAC CGAGAAGACCGAAACCAACAGCGACGGCTCCGCCACTGGAA CTCATACACCGTCGGCACCTCTAGCTCTCATGCCGCCGCCACCTTCTAACACGACCCCGGTGAACAGCGTCGGCCGCTTGCAGATGCAGCTCCACCTGCACGGTCTGCAGCAAAACGCCACCGACCTGCGCAAACAGCTCACCCAGCTGCGCAAGATACAG atgGATAACCAGGACTCGGTGCGAACTCTGTTGAAGCGGACAGAAGCAGAGTTGAACGTGCGCGTGGCTGATGCTTTGAGGAAGCAGGAGGATCCTCTGCAGAGACAGCGCCTcctggtggaggaggagagactcAAGTACCTAAATGAGGAGGAACTGATCATCCAACAGCTCCA CGACCTGGAGAAGTCAGTGGAGGAGATCCAGAAGGAGTCGTCTGTCAACCACAAACTGGTGACAgtgcaggagctggaggagaaggcTACTGTTCTGAGAAAACTGGGAGAAACCCTCACAGAGCTGAAAA ATCAGTTCCCAGGCCTGCAGAGTAAGATGCGAGTGGTGCTCAGGGTGGAAGTGGAAGCCGTCAAATTCCTGAAAGAGGAGCCACACAGGCTCGATGCCCTGTTAAAACGCTGCAAGACTATAACAGACACCCTCGCAACCATGCGCAA GCAAGCAAATGAGGGCGTGTGGAAGAAGCAGGAGGACTTTTCTAGTCCTACATCAAAGCACAATGAGGATTTGCGAAAGTTTGCAGACTTTGACATCCCCACCAGTCCACCCCTCACCATCAATGACCTTGGTGGAGGAAACAGCCTGTCCAACTGGAGCCCTCACTCCAGCCTCAGCCGTAGCCATGGGAATCCATCCGGCCCGCACAAGGACAATCACCCACCTGTTCCCCACAAGGGCAAAGCCCTGGAGGAGCTGGAACGCCGTGCTGCTGCTGACAAAGCTTTGTCCGTGGAAGTCCGACTG GCAGCAGAACGGGACTGGGAGGAGAAGCGGGCCAGTTTGACCCAGTACAGCGCCCAGGACATCAACCGGCTGCTGCAGGAGACCCAGGCCGAGCTAATGAAGGCTATTCCAGACCTGGAGTTTGCTGCCAAACAGATCAAGCCCTCCTCCAACACACCATCCCCCCAGAACCCCCAGACTGGGGTGGCAACCCCAGAGCACCGTGTCAACAAGCCTCAGCACAACAAGATTTCTGGGAAAGAGGGAGGATCGAGGCGTGGCTCTG ACGAGCTTACAGTCCCTCGATATCGCACAGAGAAACCCTCCaagtctcctcctcctccaccacctagACGCAGTTTCCCATCTTCTCCAGGCCTGACCACCCGCAGTGGAGAGACCCTTATTCCCGGAAAATGCATAAAG AAGACTGAATCTGAAGAGACTGAAGGGCAGAAGCCTCATGTAAAACTGAGGAGGACAGTGTCTGAAAACCCTCGTCCTGCATCAACACCTCCCACACTAGCATCTGGGGAcaaggaagaaggagaggaggagaaaattgCTGCTGAATTGGAG CTATTTGAGAGAGCCCCGCTCAGGCTCGCTCTGCCCTCTCCCCTTTCCCTGCCTGTTAGCCCTCACACCAGGAAAGGCGCACCCCCCCGCAGACTGGACCTGTGGCCCTCTGAGGCCCCAGGCAGTGAG GGAAGGCGCTTGTCTCCTGTCCCCCACATTGTGTTGACAGAGTGTTTGCCAGTTTCACCTACTGCCTCTGAGGATCCTGTCAGAGATACAGCAAATGACTCCGTAGAGGAGAGTCCATCACATGACTGGACTGGAAGGGATTCATTTGGAAGCTCTGCACAGCGAGAGTTGAGGTCTCAGCATTGTTTTGAGGAGGatatagaaataaaagaagagttGGTCCTGCTGTTGACAGAGCTGGAGGTGAGGGTGTTGTCTCCCCTTGAGGCCCACGAGCTCAGCAGGACTATGGGAGGGATTCTGCAGACTCTGACCATCTCACCACACACTAAAGAAGTCTCTGACGTCCAGCTGAGCGACAGGCCACTCCTAGTGTTTTTCAGGGAGGAAAAAACAGTCAGAGAGGCCTACAGGCTGCTGTATTCTCTTTTGGAGTTGTCTAAGCCGGTGCCCAAACCCAGAATGAAATCCTCCCTCCATCTGGGCCAGCAGAGCTCTCTGGTGAAGGTTCTGAGGAGAGGGATCGAGACAGGGGAGAGGATACTAACACTTCAGCACAACACTGAAATTAAGATGACTCCCGAGGTACAGCAGAGTTCAGTAAACACTACTCCCGAGTCCAGTGGATCAACTCGCTCTGTGGACAGTCAAGCCGAACAGAGCGAGAGGAAAGCAAGAGAAGATGTTCGACACAGCACCTACAACAGGCTAAATAGTTTGGAGGAGACCATTCGTGAGCTGGAGAACACCTTGATAGAGATCGGTGGCCATCCCACTTCGGAGCAGTTCTACACTGAGACAATCTCCAAAAGCTCTCCTGTACAGATGACTGGCAGTCCGACCTCAGAGACCAAGAAGCCTCCAGTCCCACCCAAGCCATCCTCTGTGAGCCCAGCATCGATCCAG GGAGGGAATAGTTCCACTGTTGGTAAGGTTCTCCACTCCTCAGCTGCCTCCAAACTGAAGCACCTGCAGCAGAACAGCACAGACAAGTATAAAAGTGGCAAAAGAGATGACTTCCTGAAGATCCAGGGCCAGCAGCAG
- the si:ch211-278a6.1 gene encoding SRC kinase signaling inhibitor 1 isoform X4 codes for MISTDDLEYPREYRTLGNSARRFSNVGLVHTSEHRHTVSAAQSLEALTNLHKADMERKRDAFMDHLKSKYQQQQQQQLQHPHHSPHHNPPSPSPSHASMRGTSERSAREQQQPNYWSFKSRSPRHSQSTQSGLADQAAKLSFASAESLETMSEADIPLGFNRMNRFRQSLPLSRSASQNKLRSPDEYSGVLFLQYGDETRRVHITHELSSLDTLHALIVHMFPQKLTAGMLKSPNTAILIKDEARNVFYELEDVRDIQDRSIIKIYRKEPIYASYPAAAHLANGDLRREMVYSSRDSSPTRRLNTLPSSTASASSGSPSRSRLSYSGGRPPSFAGSHPQHEQPRHPHHPSAGHGANAGLSPSPSAILERRDVKPDEEVSAKNMALMKNEGLYADPYSLMHEGRLSIASTQSLATIGDPFSFPVSTGLYRRGSVRSLSTYSAAALQGDLEDSLYKPGGSLYSDTYSSATLGMGFRMPPSSPQKIPDMQLRDRDSYSSSPSRASPVRQTFRKDSASSSVFVESPKSRPSSSSEPLCLTAGPGEGGRATPGFGSSLSGPDPDSSRDHRLERMEAMEKQIASLTGLVQSVLTRAPDSDSTCGLLRLCMMAGCPPDQGTEFSRPLPFSSSEKTETNSDGSATGTHTPSAPLALMPPPPSNTTPVNSVGRLQMQLHLHGLQQNATDLRKQLTQLRKIQMDNQDSVRTLLKRTEAELNVRVADALRKQEDPLQRQRLLVEEERLKYLNEEELIIQQLHDLEKSVEEIQKESSVNHKLVTVQELEEKATVLRKLGETLTELKNQFPGLQSKMRVVLRVEVEAVKFLKEEPHRLDALLKRCKTITDTLATMRKQANEGVWKKQEDFSSPTSKHNEDLRKFADFDIPTSPPLTINDLGGGNSLSNWSPHSSLSRSHGNPSGPHKDNHPPVPHKGKALEELERRAAADKALSVEVRLAAERDWEEKRASLTQYSAQDINRLLQETQAELMKAIPDLEFAAKQIKPSSNTPSPQNPQTGVATPEHRVNKPQHNKISGKEGGSRRGSDELTVPRYRTEKPSKSPPPPPPRRSFPSSPGLTTRSGETLIPGKCIKKTESEETEGQKPHVKLRRTVSENPRPASTPPTLASGDKEEGEEEKIAAELELFERAPLRLALPSPLSLPVSPHTRKGAPPRRLDLWPSEAPGSEGRRLSPVPHIVLTECLPVSPTASEDPVRDTANDSVEESPSHDWTGRDSFGSSAQRELRSQHCFEEDIEIKEELVLLLTELEVRVLSPLEAHELSRTMGGILQTLTISPHTKEVSDVQLSDRPLLVFFREEKTVREAYRLLYSLLELSKPVPKPRMKSSLHLGQQSSLVKVLRRGIETGERILTLQHNTEIKMTPEVQQSSVNTTPESSGSTRSVDSQAEQSERKAREDVRHSTYNRLNSLEETIRELENTLIEIGGHPTSEQFYTETISKSSPVQMTGSPTSETKKPPVPPKPSSVSPASIQGGNSSTVGKVLHSSAASKLKHLQQNSTDKYKSGKRDDFLKIQGQQQQ; via the exons AGCCGCAGTCCAAGGCATTCCCAGTCTACCCAGTCTGGGCTTGCCGACCAGGCCGCCAAGCTCTCCTTTGCCTCCGCTGAATCTTTGGAGACCATGTCAGAAGCCGACATCCCCCTCGGATTCAACCGGATGAACCGATTTCGCCAGAGCTTGCCACTGTCCCGCTCTGCCAGCCAGAATAAGCTACGATCTCCAG ATGAATATTCAG gcgTGCTGTTCCTGCAGTACGGGGATGAGACACGTCGGGTGCACATAACCCATGAGCTGAGCAGCCTGGACACGCTGCACGCCCTCATCGTGCACATGTTCCCTCAGAAGTTGACAGCAGGTATGCTGAAGTCACCCAACACGGCCATATTGATCAAGGATGAGGCGCGCAACGTCTTCTATGAGCTGGAGGACGTCCGGGACATCCAGGACCGCAGTATCATCAAGATTTACCGTAAAGAGCCCATCTACGCCTCCTACCCTGCTGCTGCACACCTGGCTAACGGAGACCTGAGG agggagatGGTGTACTCCTCTCGCGATTCCTCCCCAACTCGCCGTCTCAATACCCTCCCCTCCTCCACGGCCTCAGCATCCTCTGGCTCTCCATCCCGTTCACGTCTCTCCTACAGTGGGGGCCGTCCTCCATCCTTCGCCGGGTCCCACCCCCAGCATGAACAGCCGCGACATCCCCACCATCCCTCAGCCGGCCATGGCGCCAACGCAGGCCTGTCTCCCTCACCCAGCGCCATCCTGGAGCGCCGCGACGTCAAGCCTGACGAAGAGGTTTCTGCGAAAAACATGGCACTGATGAAGAACGAGGGGCTGTACGCAGATCCCTACAGCTTGATGCACGAGGGCCGCCTCAGCATTGCCTCCACGCAGTCGTTAGCTACCATCGGAGACCCCTTTAGCTTCCCCGTTTCCACTGGCCTGTACCGCCGGGGCTCTGTGCGATCCCTCAGCACATATTCAGCAGCTGCTCTTCAGGGGGACCTGGAGGACTCTCTCTACAAGCCTGGAGGTTCGCTCTACTCTGACACATATTCCTCAGCCACCCTGGGCATGGGTTTTCGCATGCCACCCTCATCCCCACAGAAAATCCCTGACATGCAGCTGAGGGACAGGGACTCATATTCCAGCTCACCCAGCAGAGCCTCTCCGGTCAGACAGACCTTCCGCAAGGACTCggcctcctcctctgtgtttgtgGAGAGCCCAAAGTCAAGGCCTAGCTCCAGTTCAGAGCCTCTGTGTCTGACAGCTGGGCCTGGGGAGGGTGGCAGGGCCACGCCTGGTTTTGGTTCTTCATTATCTGGACCAGACCCTGACAGTAGCAG GGACCATCGTCTGGAGCGCATGGAGGCCATGGAGAAGCAAATAGCCAGCCTGACTGGCCTAGTCCAGAGTGTACTGACCAGAGCACCAGACAGTGATAGCAC ATGCGGCCTGCTGCGTCTCTGCATGATGGCGGGCTGCCCTCCGGACCAAGGGACGGAGTTCTCACGGCCATTACCTTTCTCTTCCAGCGAGAAGACCGAAACCAACAGCGACGGCTCCGCCACTGGAA CTCATACACCGTCGGCACCTCTAGCTCTCATGCCGCCGCCACCTTCTAACACGACCCCGGTGAACAGCGTCGGCCGCTTGCAGATGCAGCTCCACCTGCACGGTCTGCAGCAAAACGCCACCGACCTGCGCAAACAGCTCACCCAGCTGCGCAAGATACAG atgGATAACCAGGACTCGGTGCGAACTCTGTTGAAGCGGACAGAAGCAGAGTTGAACGTGCGCGTGGCTGATGCTTTGAGGAAGCAGGAGGATCCTCTGCAGAGACAGCGCCTcctggtggaggaggagagactcAAGTACCTAAATGAGGAGGAACTGATCATCCAACAGCTCCA CGACCTGGAGAAGTCAGTGGAGGAGATCCAGAAGGAGTCGTCTGTCAACCACAAACTGGTGACAgtgcaggagctggaggagaaggcTACTGTTCTGAGAAAACTGGGAGAAACCCTCACAGAGCTGAAAA ATCAGTTCCCAGGCCTGCAGAGTAAGATGCGAGTGGTGCTCAGGGTGGAAGTGGAAGCCGTCAAATTCCTGAAAGAGGAGCCACACAGGCTCGATGCCCTGTTAAAACGCTGCAAGACTATAACAGACACCCTCGCAACCATGCGCAA GCAAGCAAATGAGGGCGTGTGGAAGAAGCAGGAGGACTTTTCTAGTCCTACATCAAAGCACAATGAGGATTTGCGAAAGTTTGCAGACTTTGACATCCCCACCAGTCCACCCCTCACCATCAATGACCTTGGTGGAGGAAACAGCCTGTCCAACTGGAGCCCTCACTCCAGCCTCAGCCGTAGCCATGGGAATCCATCCGGCCCGCACAAGGACAATCACCCACCTGTTCCCCACAAGGGCAAAGCCCTGGAGGAGCTGGAACGCCGTGCTGCTGCTGACAAAGCTTTGTCCGTGGAAGTCCGACTG GCAGCAGAACGGGACTGGGAGGAGAAGCGGGCCAGTTTGACCCAGTACAGCGCCCAGGACATCAACCGGCTGCTGCAGGAGACCCAGGCCGAGCTAATGAAGGCTATTCCAGACCTGGAGTTTGCTGCCAAACAGATCAAGCCCTCCTCCAACACACCATCCCCCCAGAACCCCCAGACTGGGGTGGCAACCCCAGAGCACCGTGTCAACAAGCCTCAGCACAACAAGATTTCTGGGAAAGAGGGAGGATCGAGGCGTGGCTCTG ACGAGCTTACAGTCCCTCGATATCGCACAGAGAAACCCTCCaagtctcctcctcctccaccacctagACGCAGTTTCCCATCTTCTCCAGGCCTGACCACCCGCAGTGGAGAGACCCTTATTCCCGGAAAATGCATAAAG AAGACTGAATCTGAAGAGACTGAAGGGCAGAAGCCTCATGTAAAACTGAGGAGGACAGTGTCTGAAAACCCTCGTCCTGCATCAACACCTCCCACACTAGCATCTGGGGAcaaggaagaaggagaggaggagaaaattgCTGCTGAATTGGAG CTATTTGAGAGAGCCCCGCTCAGGCTCGCTCTGCCCTCTCCCCTTTCCCTGCCTGTTAGCCCTCACACCAGGAAAGGCGCACCCCCCCGCAGACTGGACCTGTGGCCCTCTGAGGCCCCAGGCAGTGAG GGAAGGCGCTTGTCTCCTGTCCCCCACATTGTGTTGACAGAGTGTTTGCCAGTTTCACCTACTGCCTCTGAGGATCCTGTCAGAGATACAGCAAATGACTCCGTAGAGGAGAGTCCATCACATGACTGGACTGGAAGGGATTCATTTGGAAGCTCTGCACAGCGAGAGTTGAGGTCTCAGCATTGTTTTGAGGAGGatatagaaataaaagaagagttGGTCCTGCTGTTGACAGAGCTGGAGGTGAGGGTGTTGTCTCCCCTTGAGGCCCACGAGCTCAGCAGGACTATGGGAGGGATTCTGCAGACTCTGACCATCTCACCACACACTAAAGAAGTCTCTGACGTCCAGCTGAGCGACAGGCCACTCCTAGTGTTTTTCAGGGAGGAAAAAACAGTCAGAGAGGCCTACAGGCTGCTGTATTCTCTTTTGGAGTTGTCTAAGCCGGTGCCCAAACCCAGAATGAAATCCTCCCTCCATCTGGGCCAGCAGAGCTCTCTGGTGAAGGTTCTGAGGAGAGGGATCGAGACAGGGGAGAGGATACTAACACTTCAGCACAACACTGAAATTAAGATGACTCCCGAGGTACAGCAGAGTTCAGTAAACACTACTCCCGAGTCCAGTGGATCAACTCGCTCTGTGGACAGTCAAGCCGAACAGAGCGAGAGGAAAGCAAGAGAAGATGTTCGACACAGCACCTACAACAGGCTAAATAGTTTGGAGGAGACCATTCGTGAGCTGGAGAACACCTTGATAGAGATCGGTGGCCATCCCACTTCGGAGCAGTTCTACACTGAGACAATCTCCAAAAGCTCTCCTGTACAGATGACTGGCAGTCCGACCTCAGAGACCAAGAAGCCTCCAGTCCCACCCAAGCCATCCTCTGTGAGCCCAGCATCGATCCAG GGAGGGAATAGTTCCACTGTTGGTAAGGTTCTCCACTCCTCAGCTGCCTCCAAACTGAAGCACCTGCAGCAGAACAGCACAGACAAGTATAAAAGTGGCAAAAGAGATGACTTCCTGAAGATCCAGGGCCAGCAGCAG